The Oleispira antarctica RB-8 genome contains the following window.
CAGGCACAGGTGCAACCATGACGTTTAATTCTCCCGCAGCTGGGCGAGTAGATGGGTTTGAAGTGAGTGTGGATTTTTCGACGATTAACTGACTACGTTTTAGAATAGCCAATAGCAAAAGCAGCTTGAAAAATGTAAAATTATCAACCGTTTATAGTTACACCCCCCCTTATAAAAGCAGATAAAAATGCCCGACACGTCCAATGAAAGTTGCGGACCTAAGCCCAGTGTAAAAACCCAGCCAATGCGTCTGCCTGCCTGGTTGCTTGAGCAATATCCATTGATATTTAACGAAGGCTCATACAGCAATGACTAAATCAAAATTTATAATTCACTACTTGCTGTTAAACAAATATTCTTATTTATGTGCAATTGTCTGTATTTTTGTCGTGAACTACCTGCAAGTAGAAATTCCACGCTTCATTCAACTTGCCGTCGATTTGCTCAACGAATCAACAACTGAGTCGAAAGCAGGATTACTTGAAAACGTGCAGTGGGTCATTGCCCTATCGGTCATTATGATCGTGGTGCGCATTCTGTCTCGAATGTACTCGCTAAACCCAGGGCGCATTACCGAAGCCACATTGAAAAATGATGTATTTCATCGTTTAAATCGCCTGCCCTCGACCTTTCATGAACGCTATGCGTCCGGCAAACTAATATCCATTATCAATAACGACCTCACCGGTATTCGCCTATTTTATGGCATTGGTTTTTTACAGCTGTTTAATATTTTATTTGCCCTGTCATTGACGCCAATTTGGATGTGGAGAATTTCTCCAGAACTTACCCTGTACTGCGTCATTCCCATTGTTGTTGCGTCTATTATTTTTTGGTTGGGTTATAGAAAGTTACGAGCCTTACATTCAGAAAGATTAATACGATTACAAAATTTATCTGAACAGTTGATGAACTACTTATCGGGCATCGACTTAATTAAAAATCAACAGATGGGTGATTGGGTAACCAGCGAAGTCAACAAGGTCAATCGCCATCTCTTTGATTGCACGATGAAAATAGCCAAAATTCAAACCTTCTTTATGCCTATTTTGGATTACGCCAACCACTTTATGAAAGTGCTCATTTTAGGACTGGGCGGTTATTATCTTTTGCAGGCAGAGCTGACGATTGGTGAAATCACCGCCTTTTTATCTTACTCCGTATTACTTGCACTGCCATTAATGCACCTAGGACGAATTGCTACGGTTTATCAAATGGGCATGATCAGTATTGATAGCGTGCAGAACATTCTTAATAGCGAAGTGCCAAGCACGGATCTGTTGAGAATGGACGACGATGAAAAATCTTCCCTACGTGGATCAGCCCTATTCGTAAAAAACCTCAGTTACCGTTACCCAAACACGGAAGATGATCACAATGATGTGATTTTAAAGGACATCAGTTTCTCGATTGAAGCGGGTGAAAAAGTAGGCGTTTTAGGCAGTATTGGTTCAGGTAAAAGTACCTTGGTTAATTGTTTGAATCATCACCTGTCACTTGAATCAGGACACGTTTTTTGGGGTAAAAAAGACATCACGCATATGTCTCGTCATGATTGGCGTAGCTATGTGCGTACCATCACCCAAGACCCCTTTTTGTTTTCCGATACTATTTCTGAAAACATTAAATTTGGTGCCAAACAGCAATACGACGAGCACCATAAACAACAGCAGCACCCAGCCACAAATGATCTCGACGTAGAGCAAGTACTCGAACTCAGCCAACTAAAAGAAGACGTACAACGCTTTGGCGCTGGCGACCAAACCTTGGTCGGTGAAAAAGGCATCATGCTGTCGGGCGGCCAAAAACAACGCCTCAGTATTGCCCGCGCCCTTCTCACACCCAGTGACCTTATTATTATGGACAATGTTTTATCCGCAGTCGATTACGAAACTGAACGAACCATTTTAAAAGGCGTATTCAATCGCATTCAAGGGCAAAGTTTGTTGGTGGTTTCTCATCGAGTCAGTGCATTGGAATACATGGATAAAATTTTAGTGTTAGAAAAAGGGGAAATCATCGCCCGTGGTACTCATACCGAATTACTAAAAAACTCTCGTTATTACCGTGAGACTTGGGAATTACAGCAGCATGAATCGGAGGCCAACTCATGATTAAATCTCCTGACCTGCTGCACCTTAAGCATTTTTATCAGTACGCTGTACGCTACAAAAGCACAGCTATTATTGGCTTGCTTATGATGCCTATATCAGTGGCTGCCAACCTGTTGTTTCCTTGGCTCATTATTCAAGTGATTGATGAACACCTCACACCCGGATTGTACGATGGCATGATATTGCTGATTGTCTTTATGTTGGTGGTATTGGTGGTTAATTACGTTGCCGATGCAATTTACACTTATTGCTTGCGCAAGACGGGACAGAAAGCTGTTTTCGATATTCGCATGGCCTTGTTTCAACGCATTTTAAAACTGCCCAGAACCTATTATGACAAAACGCCAACAGGGGTTACGTTATCGCGATTAACCAGCGACCTTGAAGTGATCGGTGAATCGTTTGTATTGGGCGTACTGAACTTAGTAAAAGATTCCATCAATACCCTTGCCGTACTGATCTTTATGTTTTTCATTAACTGGCAATTGGCCTTATTGGTTTTGCTGGTCTTTCCGCCGGTATTGATGCTGACCCAATATGTGCGCAATCGTTTACGCGAAATGTATACCATCACACGCTCATCACTGGCCAAAGGCGCAGGCTTTTTGCAAGAGTGTTTGTTTGGCGTAAAAACCGTTCAATTATACGGCGCAGAAAAAGAAGTCGAATCGAAGTATCACGTTTACACCGAAGATTTTTTGCGCGCGCAATTAAAAACCAATAAATACGATGCTACTTTATTTTCAATTATAACGGGCATCACCTCCATCACGATTGGACTGATTATTTGGTTTGGCTCGGGAAAAGTACTCGCGGGTGTCGTCAGCCTTGGCGTATTGATCGCCTTCATTAATACCTTAGAAAAAGTATTTGTACCGCTGCGCGATTTTACCTCGCAGATCGCGTCCATACAGCGTTCTTTTGCTGCCTTTGAACACATAGAAGAGCTTTTTGAAGAAGACCTAGAAGAACAAGGACAAACGTTTTTATCCGAAGAAACACTAAAAAATAAACTGACCAACTTTGAAACGCTTGAGTTTAAGAATGTGCGTTTTCGTTATGGCGACGCCGGTCCTTACGTTTTAGATGATGTCTCGTTCACTCTCAAAAAGGGTGAGCAATTAGCCTTGGTCGGTACAACAGGCTCAGGTAAGTCGACGATTATTCGTATCATGAGTAAGACCTATATGGACTACGAAGGCAGCATTCTATTAAACGGTATTGAACTGTCGAGTATTCCTAAAGACTCAGTATTGCATTTGTTTTCTCTGATGCAGCAAGACGTATTTTTGTTTGAGCAGAATATCCATTTTAACATTTCCCTTGGCACCGACGATATCAGTGACGACGCCGTTGTTGACGCCGCAGAATATGTATACGCCCACGACTTTATTTTAGGGCTACCAAGCCAATACCAATTTGAGCTGAAAAATAATGGCAGTAATTTGTCGGCAGGCCAAGCTCAACTAATCTCTTTTGCACGCTCAGTCGCCCAAGGTGGACAGGTGATGATGTTGGATGAAGCCACCAGCTCAGTAGACTCCATTACCGAGAATTTAATTCAGAAAGCCATTGGGCGTTTGTTTGAGGAAAAAACCGTGATCGCAATTGCTCACCGCCTAAGCACCATTCGTCACTCTGACCAAATTTTAGTGCTGAACCAAGGTAAAATTGTAGAGCAAGGTAACCACCAAGACTTGCTCGCAATGGGCGGAGTGTATTCTAGCTTGCTAACGGATGATGCTAATATTGAAGATGACGAAGGCTTACTATGAGTAAGCCTAAAGATGAATCACATAGGCGCTGGTAGTCGATGATAGTCGCGGATTTCTTACTTAAGACTTGGGACTTACATCATCAATCAGCTGAATGAGATCGTTGATTTCGCCTTTTAAATACATCACTTGATTTTCGCTTAAGCTCGTTGTGATTTGTTGCAGCATACTCAATAACAACTGGCGATTATGTGGATAAGCATCTAACAAGGTATCAGACTTAAATTGATCAGGGTTATCCATTATTTTAAACAACTGAATGAATAGTTCTTCTGTTAGCTCTGTATTAGTGCTGGATACAAACGCTTTTTTCATCGCCGCTTGCAGTTTAACATTACTATCAAACCATTCTTGTTCTGTTATTTTTGCCTGCTCAACAAAGATAGCGGCATAGATTTTCTGCTGCTTGTTTACCGAGCCTAGATAATTTTCTAACGTTTCCAGTAATCCTTCAAGCCTGTCTTCTCGGTATTGTTCGATCGTTTTTTCGTTAAAATCCTCTAGCCTTTCCTCGTTTCTCTCTTCCAGTTTTGAAAATAAATAATTCACCTGGTATTGATCTAACTGGGGTGCAAGCATCGCGGCTCGAGTACTCAATTCACGTCGTAATCGCTGCCAATGATCCGTTATTTGATTAAAGTGTTTTAGCCAAACTTGTTCAGAAATAGGAAGATGATCAAGATCGTTTGATAACGCCACCAATTGCTGCCGGTACTGCAATAATTGCGTTTCTCGGTGCCACTTTAATACTGACTTTAACTCTATATCAAGATTACGATTTTGATCTCTCGACAAATCTACATAATCATCAATGTACCACTGGGCCAGCCAATCGGCATTATTGTAAGCCATCTT
Protein-coding sequences here:
- a CDS encoding ABC transporter ATP-binding and permease protein, translated to MIKSPDLLHLKHFYQYAVRYKSTAIIGLLMMPISVAANLLFPWLIIQVIDEHLTPGLYDGMILLIVFMLVVLVVNYVADAIYTYCLRKTGQKAVFDIRMALFQRILKLPRTYYDKTPTGVTLSRLTSDLEVIGESFVLGVLNLVKDSINTLAVLIFMFFINWQLALLVLLVFPPVLMLTQYVRNRLREMYTITRSSLAKGAGFLQECLFGVKTVQLYGAEKEVESKYHVYTEDFLRAQLKTNKYDATLFSIITGITSITIGLIIWFGSGKVLAGVVSLGVLIAFINTLEKVFVPLRDFTSQIASIQRSFAAFEHIEELFEEDLEEQGQTFLSEETLKNKLTNFETLEFKNVRFRYGDAGPYVLDDVSFTLKKGEQLALVGTTGSGKSTIIRIMSKTYMDYEGSILLNGIELSSIPKDSVLHLFSLMQQDVFLFEQNIHFNISLGTDDISDDAVVDAAEYVYAHDFILGLPSQYQFELKNNGSNLSAGQAQLISFARSVAQGGQVMMLDEATSSVDSITENLIQKAIGRLFEEKTVIAIAHRLSTIRHSDQILVLNQGKIVEQGNHQDLLAMGGVYSSLLTDDANIEDDEGLL
- a CDS encoding ABC transporter, ATP-binding protein, whose amino-acid sequence is MTKSKFIIHYLLLNKYSYLCAIVCIFVVNYLQVEIPRFIQLAVDLLNESTTESKAGLLENVQWVIALSVIMIVVRILSRMYSLNPGRITEATLKNDVFHRLNRLPSTFHERYASGKLISIINNDLTGIRLFYGIGFLQLFNILFALSLTPIWMWRISPELTLYCVIPIVVASIIFWLGYRKLRALHSERLIRLQNLSEQLMNYLSGIDLIKNQQMGDWVTSEVNKVNRHLFDCTMKIAKIQTFFMPILDYANHFMKVLILGLGGYYLLQAELTIGEITAFLSYSVLLALPLMHLGRIATVYQMGMISIDSVQNILNSEVPSTDLLRMDDDEKSSLRGSALFVKNLSYRYPNTEDDHNDVILKDISFSIEAGEKVGVLGSIGSGKSTLVNCLNHHLSLESGHVFWGKKDITHMSRHDWRSYVRTITQDPFLFSDTISENIKFGAKQQYDEHHKQQQHPATNDLDVEQVLELSQLKEDVQRFGAGDQTLVGEKGIMLSGGQKQRLSIARALLTPSDLIIMDNVLSAVDYETERTILKGVFNRIQGQSLLVVSHRVSALEYMDKILVLEKGEIIARGTHTELLKNSRYYRETWELQQHESEANS